The following DNA comes from Cellulophaga sp. HaHa_2_95.
ATATTACAATTGAGAAGTGATGGTATCAATTCGGTAGAATCTCAAATACCATTTGACAATCTCACCCTCAAGAAAAATTTAGCGCTCGTGTATTACCAAATGGAAATTTACAAAAGCGCTCTTACGGTTTTAAATTCTCTAGAGTCATCAAAATTCACTGAACACCTATATTCTAAAATTAAAGCAGGTATAAAGGTTCAAGAAGAAAATAGCGAAACCTACAGTTATAGTACTACCGTTTCTACTAATACTAGAAACACAGAAAGTGGATCTATTGAGCATTATAAAAATTATATTTCTAATTTAATACGAAGTAAAAATTATATCATTCTAGATACCATCTCTAAAGAAGCATTGCAAAATTACCCTGCACAACCTTATTTCTATTACGCCAGAGGCTTAGCATTAAACCATAAAAAAAGGTATAAAGAGGCTATTGCTGTATTGGAAGAATCACTAGATTATATGCTAGATGACATCAGCTTATCTAACAAAATAAATAAAGAGCTCTCTGTTTCCTATAACGGCATTAACAATACGGTTAAGGCAAACATGTATCTCAGAAAAATTAAACCCGGATTTTAAAACAAAACAAACGTGTTAAAAAAAATAATATTTAGTATTTCAATACTTGTTGTAGTTTCATGTAAATCAACAAAAATAGTAACAGGAGGTGCCATTGATGAAAGTCTAAGCTCAAAAGCAATCATCAAGGCGCATTATGCCAATGCGTTAGATTTTAAAACAATTTCTGGTAAAATGAAAATAGATTACGAAGACAAAAATGCGTCACAGGGATTCAGTGTTAGTCTTCGTATGGAAAAAGACAAGGCTATTTGGATTAGTGCAACTTTAGGTATTGTAAAGGCGTACATCACCCCAAAAAGAGTTTCTTTTTATAACAAGCTTGATAATTCCTATTTTGACGGTGACTTCTCTTACTTAAGCAAATTATTGGGTACCGAATTAGATTTTGAAAAAGTACAGAGTTTACTTTTAGGCCAAGCTATTTTGGATTTACGCGATGCTAAATATGATGTAAATGTGGCTAATGAAAATTACCAACTACAACCTAAAAAAGCATTAGAGTTATATAAAATCTTGTTTCAAATAGAACCAAAATACTTTAGAGTTAGCAAAGAGCAAATCTCACAACCAAAAGAGCAACGTTTACTGCAAATAAATTACACCAATTACCAAGAGATTGACAAAAAAATAATCCCCAATGAAATTGTCATTTCTGCTGCAATGGATGGTAATGAAAGCCTAATCGAAATTGAATATAAGAATATTGAGTTTGATCGTAATTTAAAATTCCCTTACGATATACCAAACGGTTTTAAAGAGATTACCTTAGATTAATTATGAGTTCAATTAAAACATATCCACACTTTTTTGTTTTCATAGCGCTCTTACTATGTGGCCTACAGGCAAGTTATTCTCAGACCACAGAACAGAAGAATTTAGAGGCCAAGCGTGAAAGGCTTCAAAATGAAATCCGAGAAATAAACCGACTTCTCTATGCCGAAAAGAAGGAAAAAGGAAATGTTTTAGATCAAATGAATGCCTTAGATAAGAAAATATCTGTACGCCAACAATTGATAAGAGTTACCAATGAGCAATCTAATTTGCTAAACCGACAATTAAATGCAAACGTCAGAAATATATCTAAATTAAAGAATGAGCTC
Coding sequences within:
- a CDS encoding lipopolysaccharide assembly protein LapB, encoding MKRKFLLTYSFIGILMISNLSIAQKPIDSVEENAELFLEEYSDDFQEKFFEGLKQKGIENYDKAIHLFLDCKNLDPKAAAVDHELAQVFRETKQLNFAQEHAINALNGDPENYWYLQNLMRILQLRSDGINSVESQIPFDNLTLKKNLALVYYQMEIYKSALTVLNSLESSKFTEHLYSKIKAGIKVQEENSETYSYSTTVSTNTRNTESGSIEHYKNYISNLIRSKNYIILDTISKEALQNYPAQPYFYYARGLALNHKKRYKEAIAVLEESLDYMLDDISLSNKINKELSVSYNGINNTVKANMYLRKIKPGF
- a CDS encoding DUF4292 domain-containing protein, whose protein sequence is MLKKIIFSISILVVVSCKSTKIVTGGAIDESLSSKAIIKAHYANALDFKTISGKMKIDYEDKNASQGFSVSLRMEKDKAIWISATLGIVKAYITPKRVSFYNKLDNSYFDGDFSYLSKLLGTELDFEKVQSLLLGQAILDLRDAKYDVNVANENYQLQPKKALELYKILFQIEPKYFRVSKEQISQPKEQRLLQINYTNYQEIDKKIIPNEIVISAAMDGNESLIEIEYKNIEFDRNLKFPYDIPNGFKEITLD